From one Lysinibacillus sp. G4S2 genomic stretch:
- the mdh gene encoding malate dehydrogenase produces the protein MSLKRKKISVIGSGYTGATAAFLAAQKELGDIVLVDIPQAENPAKGKALDMWEAAPVQGYDSYVKGTSNYADTADSDVVIITAGVARKPGMSRDDLVQINQDVMKAVSKEIAKYSPNATILVLTNPVDAMTYTVFKETGFPKNRVIGQSGVLDTARFCAFVAEELNISVKDITGFVLGGHGDTMVPLTRYSFAGGIPLETLIPADRLEEIVDRTRKGGAEIVNLLGNGSAYYAPSAALIEMAEAIIKDQKRILPSIAYLEGEYGYNDLYLGVPTLLGANGVEKIFELELTDNEKAALDKSAEAVRDVMKVLA, from the coding sequence ATGTCTCTGAAACGTAAAAAAATCTCAGTAATTGGTAGCGGTTATACTGGTGCTACTGCAGCATTTTTAGCAGCTCAAAAAGAACTTGGTGATATAGTGTTAGTGGATATCCCACAAGCTGAAAACCCAGCAAAAGGTAAAGCTTTAGATATGTGGGAAGCTGCGCCGGTGCAAGGATATGATTCTTATGTTAAAGGTACTTCTAATTATGCTGATACTGCAGATTCTGATGTAGTAATCATCACTGCTGGTGTTGCTCGTAAGCCTGGTATGAGCCGTGATGATCTTGTTCAAATTAACCAAGATGTGATGAAAGCTGTTTCCAAGGAAATTGCCAAGTACTCACCAAATGCAACAATCCTTGTTCTTACAAACCCAGTTGATGCAATGACTTACACAGTATTCAAAGAAACTGGTTTCCCTAAAAATCGTGTAATAGGTCAATCAGGCGTACTCGATACGGCACGTTTCTGTGCGTTTGTAGCTGAAGAACTTAATATCTCAGTAAAAGACATCACAGGTTTTGTTTTAGGTGGGCATGGTGATACAATGGTGCCACTAACTCGCTACTCATTCGCTGGTGGTATTCCATTAGAAACATTAATCCCAGCAGATCGTCTTGAAGAGATTGTTGACCGTACTCGTAAAGGTGGCGCTGAAATCGTTAACCTTCTTGGTAACGGTTCTGCATATTATGCTCCTTCAGCGGCGCTTATCGAAATGGCGGAAGCTATCATTAAAGATCAAAAACGTATACTTCCATCTATTGCATACTTAGAAGGCGAATATGGCTACAATGATTTATACCTAGGTGTTCCAACATTATTAGGTGCAAATGGTGTAGAAAAAATCTTTGAACTTGAGTTAACAGACAATGAAAAAGCAGCTTTAGATAAATCGGCAGAAGCAGTCCGCGATGTTATGAAAGTTTTAGCTTAA
- the citZ gene encoding citrate synthase — MSATKGLEGIVAAESKISSIIDDTLTYVGYNIDDLAENASFEEVIYLLWHTRLPKADELAELKQQLADNMTIPQAIVDQFKTYPLSTVHPMAALRTAVSLLGVFDDEADVMDPEANYRKAIRLQAKIATVVTAFARVRKGLEPVAPKPELGYAANFLYMLKGEEPAAIEVEAFDKALVLHADHELNASTFTARVCVATLSDVYSGVTAAIGALKGPLHGGANEQVMKMLSEIGSLENVESYIQNKLDNKEKIMGFGHRVYRKGDPRAPHLRVMSQKLTELTGKPELYEMSVKIHDMIVEQKKLPANVDFFSASVYDSLGIDHDLFTPIFAVSRTSGWVAHILEQYANNRLIRPRAEYVGPGMQKYVPISER; from the coding sequence ATGTCAGCAACTAAAGGTTTAGAAGGTATCGTAGCAGCGGAATCTAAAATCAGTTCAATTATCGATGACACACTTACATATGTTGGTTACAACATTGATGATTTAGCAGAGAACGCGTCATTTGAAGAGGTAATTTATTTATTATGGCATACTCGTTTACCAAAAGCGGACGAGCTAGCTGAATTAAAACAACAATTAGCAGACAACATGACTATTCCGCAAGCGATTGTAGACCAATTCAAAACATACCCACTATCAACTGTACATCCAATGGCTGCACTACGTACTGCAGTATCTTTACTTGGTGTATTCGATGATGAGGCGGATGTTATGGATCCAGAAGCTAACTACCGTAAAGCTATCCGTCTACAAGCTAAAATTGCTACAGTAGTTACTGCATTTGCACGTGTTCGTAAAGGTTTAGAGCCAGTTGCGCCAAAACCAGAATTAGGATATGCAGCAAACTTCTTATACATGCTTAAAGGTGAAGAGCCAGCAGCAATCGAAGTTGAAGCATTCGACAAAGCGTTAGTATTACATGCTGACCACGAATTAAATGCATCTACATTCACTGCACGTGTATGTGTAGCTACATTATCAGATGTTTATTCTGGTGTAACTGCAGCTATCGGTGCATTAAAAGGGCCACTTCATGGTGGAGCAAACGAGCAAGTAATGAAAATGTTATCTGAAATTGGTTCACTTGAAAACGTTGAATCTTATATTCAAAATAAATTAGACAACAAAGAAAAAATCATGGGCTTCGGTCACCGCGTATACCGCAAAGGCGACCCACGTGCACCACACTTACGTGTAATGTCACAAAAATTAACTGAGTTAACTGGTAAACCAGAGCTTTATGAAATGTCAGTTAAAATCCATGACATGATCGTAGAACAAAAGAAATTACCTGCAAACGTAGACTTCTTCTCTGCGTCAGTGTATGATTCTTTAGGTATTGATCATGACCTATTCACACCAATTTTCGCAGTATCACGTACTTCTGGTTGGGTAGCTCATATTCTAGAGCAATATGCTAACAACCGCCTAATCCGTCCACGTGCAGAGTACGTTGGACCAGGCATGCAAAAATATGTTCCAATCAGCGAGCGCTAA
- a CDS encoding AI-2E family transporter produces the protein MRNIKYFSYERTTSILIFIFYLVILWFVLPVSLAIFLSFSTYPIIKFLHSYCRIAYWLAAIIVEALILTCIFLLAIISINSIILVFPEIRETLQNFPLFNEYESMFIQVLKEKSLSIFDSILVYIANIFQLFMKHVIEVFIFLIAYYFALLETRKSRYWFFQYVPKKFRNEWQSHFSKIMQLFHYFLFVEFQLFTITLLILCVGFMILQFEQAIIKAFIVAFADVLPFFGIGVFLVPMSFYFYLKGNTYLCVAILVLYLFVQLIRQLADSMLWSNTLQLRTFHTFFISAASILLFGFYGILLSPVFLFLAVKLKENAIFER, from the coding sequence ATGAGGAATATTAAATATTTTTCATACGAAAGGACTACAAGTATTTTAATTTTTATTTTTTATTTGGTGATATTATGGTTCGTATTACCCGTATCACTTGCAATTTTCTTATCTTTTTCTACGTACCCTATCATAAAATTCCTTCACTCATATTGTAGGATTGCCTATTGGCTTGCAGCAATTATTGTGGAAGCACTCATACTAACTTGCATTTTTCTTCTCGCTATAATCTCTATAAACAGCATTATTCTTGTCTTCCCTGAAATTCGAGAAACACTACAAAACTTCCCACTTTTCAATGAATATGAATCAATGTTCATCCAAGTTTTAAAGGAAAAATCACTATCTATTTTCGATTCAATCTTAGTGTATATAGCTAATATCTTTCAATTATTTATGAAGCATGTAATTGAAGTATTTATATTCCTTATCGCTTACTACTTTGCCCTATTGGAAACTCGCAAATCCCGTTATTGGTTCTTTCAATATGTGCCAAAAAAATTCCGCAATGAATGGCAGTCTCATTTTTCGAAGATTATGCAACTGTTTCATTACTTTTTGTTCGTGGAGTTTCAGCTATTCACAATCACACTGCTCATTCTTTGTGTCGGGTTTATGATTCTTCAATTTGAACAAGCCATCATTAAAGCATTTATAGTAGCTTTTGCAGATGTACTTCCATTCTTCGGCATCGGAGTGTTTCTTGTACCAATGAGCTTTTATTTTTACTTAAAGGGTAATACGTATTTATGTGTGGCTATTTTAGTTTTGTATCTATTTGTTCAATTAATAAGGCAGCTAGCTGATTCCATGCTTTGGTCAAATACACTACAATTACGTACATTCCACACCTTTTTCATCAGTGCTGCCTCTATTTTATTATTTGGTTTTTACGGCATTTTACTTAGCCCTGTATTTTTATTTTTGGCGGTTAAACTGAAGGAAAATGCTATCTTTGAACGATGA
- a CDS encoding FxsA family protein: MRKIFLGFIVYALAELALLIVIGQNIGVLNTLLLIVATSILGIYVVKNKGMNSVQKVKNTIARGEAPGPALIDTVLNFSGGVLLALPGFLTDLLGLLLLMPFTRKMFQPIFYYWMRKKMKKGQFIIVQR, encoded by the coding sequence ATGAGAAAAATTTTTCTTGGTTTCATAGTCTACGCATTAGCCGAATTGGCGTTATTAATAGTGATTGGTCAAAATATTGGTGTTTTAAATACATTATTACTTATAGTTGCTACTAGTATTTTAGGTATTTATGTAGTGAAAAATAAAGGTATGAATTCTGTACAAAAGGTAAAAAATACGATAGCACGTGGAGAAGCTCCGGGTCCGGCTTTAATTGATACAGTGTTAAATTTTAGCGGTGGTGTACTTCTAGCATTACCAGGTTTTTTAACGGATCTTCTTGGTTTATTACTGCTTATGCCTTTTACTCGTAAAATGTTCCAACCAATCTTTTATTATTGGATGCGTAAAAAAATGAAAAAAGGTCAATTCATCATCGTTCAAAGATAG
- the pyk gene encoding pyruvate kinase produces MRKTKIVCTIGPASESPETLEKLIEAGMNVARLNFSHGSHEEHEGRISLIREVAQKLGKPVGILLDTKGPEIRTHNMKNGELHLATGQVIDISMTEVEGTETCFSVTYDRLIEDVEQNSIILLDDGLIQLRVLATDMEKGLIHTIVENAGVLKNKKGVNVPGVSVQLPGITEKDAQDILFGIKQGVDFIAASFVRRAKDVLEIRELLEQNGGNHIQIIPKIENQEGVDNIDEIILVSDGLMVARGDLGVEIPAEEVPLVQKKLILKCNQVGKPVITATQMLDSMQRNPRPTRAEASDVANAIIDGTDAIMLSGETAAGLYPVESVQTMNKIAQRTENSLDYKAIVSTRSREKEANMTEAISQAVAYTSINLGVKAVLAPTESGNTARMIAKYRPGVPVVAVTGSINTANALTLVWGVYPVVCQRVTTTDEILELAVDESLKHGFVTHGDAVVITAGVPVGEAGTTNLMKVHIIGDLLARGQGIGKASVVGKTVVAKNAAEALAYDTDGCILVTVGSDRDMMPVLENCIGLITEEGGLTSHAAVVGLSLGIPVIVGVKEATTLIRHDQEITMDAETGVIYKGHASVL; encoded by the coding sequence ATGAGAAAAACAAAAATCGTATGTACAATTGGTCCGGCAAGTGAGTCACCAGAAACTTTAGAAAAACTAATTGAAGCAGGTATGAATGTTGCCCGCTTAAATTTTTCGCATGGTTCTCATGAAGAGCATGAAGGACGTATTAGCTTAATTCGCGAAGTAGCGCAGAAATTAGGTAAACCAGTTGGTATTTTACTCGACACAAAAGGTCCTGAAATTCGTACACATAATATGAAAAACGGCGAATTACATTTAGCTACTGGACAAGTAATTGATATTTCAATGACTGAAGTTGAAGGAACAGAGACATGCTTCTCTGTCACATATGATCGTTTAATCGAGGATGTTGAGCAAAATTCAATTATTTTATTAGATGATGGACTTATTCAATTACGTGTATTGGCAACAGATATGGAAAAAGGCCTTATCCATACAATTGTGGAAAATGCAGGTGTTTTAAAAAATAAAAAGGGTGTTAACGTGCCGGGTGTTTCTGTACAACTTCCGGGAATTACAGAAAAAGATGCACAGGACATTCTCTTCGGTATTAAGCAAGGGGTTGACTTTATTGCAGCTTCATTCGTTCGCCGAGCTAAGGATGTACTAGAGATTCGAGAATTACTTGAACAAAATGGCGGTAACCACATTCAAATCATCCCGAAAATCGAGAACCAAGAGGGTGTCGATAATATCGATGAAATCATCTTAGTTTCAGATGGATTAATGGTGGCACGTGGTGACCTTGGTGTAGAAATCCCAGCAGAAGAAGTACCACTTGTACAAAAGAAATTAATTTTAAAATGTAACCAAGTAGGTAAACCAGTAATTACAGCTACACAAATGTTAGATTCGATGCAGCGTAATCCACGTCCAACACGAGCAGAGGCAAGTGACGTAGCAAACGCAATTATCGATGGAACAGATGCAATTATGCTGTCTGGTGAAACGGCAGCTGGGCTTTATCCAGTAGAGTCCGTGCAAACAATGAATAAAATCGCACAGCGTACGGAAAATTCTTTAGACTATAAGGCGATTGTCTCAACACGTAGTCGTGAAAAAGAGGCAAATATGACTGAGGCAATTTCTCAGGCAGTAGCTTACACTTCGATTAACTTAGGTGTAAAAGCAGTATTAGCACCAACAGAAAGTGGTAACACAGCTAGAATGATTGCGAAATATCGCCCAGGTGTACCGGTTGTCGCTGTAACAGGCTCTATCAATACAGCAAACGCATTAACACTAGTTTGGGGTGTATACCCAGTTGTTTGTCAACGTGTTACGACAACAGATGAAATTTTAGAGCTAGCTGTTGACGAGAGCTTGAAGCATGGCTTTGTAACGCACGGTGATGCAGTTGTCATTACAGCAGGTGTACCGGTAGGTGAAGCAGGTACTACTAACTTAATGAAGGTACACATTATCGGAGATTTATTAGCACGTGGTCAAGGAATCGGTAAAGCTTCAGTTGTAGGTAAAACAGTTGTTGCAAAAAATGCAGCTGAGGCACTAGCTTATGATACAGACGGATGCATTTTAGTAACGGTTGGCTCAGATCGTGATATGATGCCAGTGCTTGAAAACTGTATTGGTCTTATTACAGAGGAGGGCGGTCTTACAAGTCATGCAGCGGTTGTCGGACTAAGCCTTGGTATCCCTGTTATCGTCGGTGTAAAAGAAGCAACTACACTGATTCGCCACGATCAAGAAATTACGATGGATGCAGAAACAGGAGTTATATATAAAGGGCATGCAAGTGTTCTTTAA
- the icd gene encoding NADP-dependent isocitrate dehydrogenase yields MSNKIVVENGVLNVPNNPVIPFIEGDGIGPDIWAAASRVIDAAVEKAYNGEKKIEWLEVLAGEKAFNQTGEWLPQETLDKINEFLIAIKGPLTTPIGGGIRSLNVALRQQLDLYVCLRPVRHFDGVPSPVKRPEDVDMVIFRENTEDIYAGIEFESGSEQAQKIINFLQTEFGVNQIRFPETSGIGVKPVSKEGTERLVRSAIEYAINHKRPSVTLVHKGNIMKFTEGGFKKWGYELAEKEFADQTFTWNQYDAIKAEQGEEAANKAQADALAAGKILVKDSIADIFLQQILTRPNEFDVVATMNLNGDYISDALAAQVGGIGIAPGANINYVTGHAIFEATHGTAPKYAGQDKVNPSSVLLSGVLMLEHLGWQEAADMITKSVEKTISSKVVTYDFARLMDGATEVKCSEFATELIKNL; encoded by the coding sequence ATGTCAAACAAAATTGTAGTTGAAAATGGCGTACTTAATGTACCAAACAATCCAGTGATTCCTTTCATCGAAGGTGACGGAATTGGTCCAGATATTTGGGCTGCAGCATCACGCGTAATCGACGCAGCTGTAGAAAAAGCTTACAATGGTGAAAAGAAAATCGAATGGTTAGAAGTTTTAGCTGGTGAAAAAGCATTCAACCAAACTGGTGAATGGTTACCACAAGAAACTTTAGACAAAATTAACGAATTCCTAATCGCAATCAAAGGTCCTCTTACTACTCCAATCGGTGGTGGTATCCGCTCTCTAAACGTAGCATTACGTCAACAACTTGACCTATATGTATGCTTACGTCCAGTACGTCACTTTGATGGAGTACCTTCTCCAGTTAAACGTCCAGAAGACGTTGATATGGTTATCTTCCGCGAAAACACAGAAGACATCTACGCTGGTATTGAATTCGAATCTGGCTCTGAACAAGCACAAAAAATCATCAACTTCTTACAAACTGAATTTGGTGTTAACCAAATCCGTTTCCCAGAAACTTCTGGTATCGGTGTAAAACCAGTATCTAAAGAAGGTACTGAGCGTTTAGTACGTTCTGCTATCGAATATGCTATTAATCATAAACGCCCATCTGTTACTTTAGTACACAAAGGTAACATCATGAAATTCACTGAAGGTGGATTCAAAAAATGGGGTTATGAATTAGCTGAAAAAGAATTTGCTGATCAAACATTCACTTGGAACCAATATGATGCTATTAAAGCTGAACAAGGTGAAGAAGCAGCAAACAAAGCACAAGCTGACGCTTTAGCAGCTGGTAAAATCTTAGTTAAAGATTCTATCGCTGATATCTTCTTACAACAAATCTTAACTCGTCCAAATGAGTTCGACGTAGTTGCTACAATGAACTTAAACGGTGACTATATCTCTGACGCATTAGCTGCTCAAGTTGGTGGTATCGGTATCGCTCCAGGCGCAAACATTAACTATGTAACTGGACACGCGATCTTCGAAGCTACTCACGGTACAGCTCCAAAATATGCTGGTCAAGATAAAGTAAACCCATCTTCTGTATTACTTTCAGGTGTATTAATGCTTGAACACTTAGGATGGCAAGAAGCAGCTGACATGATTACTAAATCTGTAGAGAAAACAATCTCTTCTAAAGTTGTAACTTACGACTTCGCTCGTTTAATGGACGGCGCTACAGAAGTAAAATGTTCAGAATTCGCTACTGAATTAATCAAAAACCTATAA